From the genome of Streptococcus lutetiensis, one region includes:
- a CDS encoding DUF421 domain-containing protein — translation MNMYVLISIKFFLGILATILQINVLGKYEFSANTPLNQIQNFVLGGIIGGVIYNSSISISTFLIILLIWSLVVIIVKLLINNKYIKSLVVGNPVILIKDGKVNVENCAQLGVTADQLMLHLRMEGLNSTQDVKSAIMEPNGKLTILDKNSENPRFLLISNGRINYDVLELINQDEEWLLEKLKEQNIDNPREIFLAEYLNRKLYLVPYSEK, via the coding sequence ATGAATATGTACGTGTTGATAAGTATTAAATTTTTTCTAGGAATTTTAGCGACGATTTTACAGATTAACGTTCTCGGAAAATATGAATTTTCAGCAAACACACCGTTAAATCAGATTCAAAACTTTGTCCTTGGTGGCATTATCGGTGGTGTGATTTACAACAGTTCGATTTCCATTTCGACCTTTTTGATTATTTTGTTGATTTGGTCTTTGGTGGTTATTATCGTAAAACTTTTGATTAACAATAAATACATTAAATCCCTTGTTGTGGGAAATCCAGTGATTTTGATCAAAGACGGCAAAGTGAATGTGGAAAATTGTGCACAACTAGGTGTTACAGCAGACCAGCTGATGCTCCATTTGAGAATGGAAGGTTTGAATTCGACCCAAGATGTCAAGAGTGCCATTATGGAGCCAAATGGCAAGCTAACGATTCTAGATAAAAATTCGGAAAATCCGAGATTCCTACTGATTAGTAATGGTCGCATTAATTATGATGTCTTAGAATTAATCAATCAGGATGAAGAGTGGCTGCTAGAAAAACTTAAGGAACAAAATATTGATAACCCTAGAGAAATCTTTTTAGCTGAATACTTAAATAGAAAATTGTACCTGGTTCCCTATTCAGAAAAATAA
- a CDS encoding DUF3290 domain-containing protein yields the protein MNFYNLDYITQHQSFNLVLRSVILIVLLAIVMLTSLHYMRNRLKTRLRDISIGIVVLMFILLGIQVEDYMQNNHDFSQSQVLVKFIKSVATDKDLKPEDVLVNSTTLKDGIIVRYNKEDYTVHLNDDNNSYTLERTHVIDHRVYVNGGK from the coding sequence ATGAATTTCTATAATTTAGATTACATTACGCAGCATCAGTCTTTTAATCTGGTTTTGAGATCTGTGATTTTGATTGTCTTGCTTGCTATTGTGATGCTGACAAGTCTGCACTACATGCGAAATAGGCTGAAGACGCGTCTTCGGGATATTAGTATTGGTATCGTGGTGTTGATGTTCATTCTTCTGGGGATTCAAGTTGAAGATTACATGCAAAATAACCATGATTTTTCGCAGTCACAAGTTCTTGTCAAATTCATCAAAAGTGTGGCTACGGATAAGGATTTAAAACCTGAGGATGTCTTAGTCAATTCAACAACTTTAAAAGATGGTATCATCGTTCGTTATAATAAGGAAGACTACACTGTTCATCTGAATGATGATAATAATTCTTATACACTTGAGCGCACACACGTGATTGACCACCGTGTTTACGTTAATGGAGGAAAGTAG
- the nadC gene encoding carboxylating nicotinate-nucleotide diphosphorylase: protein MLDPITLKLNVDPLILNALSEDINNEDVSTNSVMPENVAGQVDLICKEDGIICGLPVFERVFYLLDPSTQFDVLVKDGDAVKAGQKLGTVYGDIRVLLSGERTALNYLQRMSGIATYTREMAELLKDSPITLLDSRKTTPNNRVFEKYAVKIGGGKNHRYNLSDGVLLKDNHIGAAGGVKEAVLAAKAYAPSVRKIEIEVETLGMVKEAVEAGADIIMLDNMEHDVMKEAIALIDGRAEIEISGNVTRENLASYADLAVQYVSSGAITHSAKILDLSLKNLHPVEN, encoded by the coding sequence ATGTTAGATCCAATTACCCTAAAATTAAATGTCGACCCACTTATTTTGAACGCTCTTTCTGAAGACATCAATAACGAAGATGTGTCAACAAACAGTGTGATGCCTGAAAATGTGGCTGGACAAGTTGACTTGATTTGTAAAGAAGACGGAATCATCTGTGGTTTACCTGTTTTCGAGCGTGTCTTTTATTTACTTGACCCAAGTACTCAATTTGACGTTTTGGTGAAAGATGGTGATGCTGTTAAGGCAGGACAAAAGCTTGGCACAGTCTATGGTGACATTCGCGTGCTTCTTTCAGGAGAACGTACAGCACTGAATTATTTGCAACGCATGAGTGGGATTGCCACTTACACCCGTGAAATGGCTGAGCTTCTAAAAGACAGTCCGATCACGCTTCTTGATTCACGTAAGACCACACCTAATAACCGTGTTTTTGAAAAATACGCTGTTAAAATCGGTGGCGGTAAAAACCATCGTTATAACTTATCAGACGGTGTTCTTTTGAAAGATAATCACATCGGTGCAGCTGGTGGTGTTAAAGAAGCCGTTCTTGCTGCTAAAGCTTACGCTCCCTCTGTCCGTAAAATCGAAATCGAAGTGGAAACACTTGGTATGGTTAAAGAGGCGGTCGAAGCTGGAGCTGATATCATTATGCTTGATAATATGGAACACGATGTTATGAAAGAAGCGATAGCTTTGATTGATGGCAGAGCTGAAATCGAAATTTCAGGAAATGTCACTCGAGAAAATCTTGCTTCTTACGCAGATTTGGCAGTTCAATACGTGTCAAGCGGAGCGATTACGCATTCAGCGAAGATTCTGGATTTATCGCTTAAAAATTTGCATCCTGTTGAAAACTAA
- a CDS encoding L-aspartate oxidase has translation MKTNVLIVGSGCSGLYTALNLPQELHITIISKDTLEHSDSFLAQGGICMLKDESDYDSFFEDTLRAGHYKNNKISVDLMIKSSPDVIKDLIGYGVDFQRDENGNLAFTREGAHSDKRILFYQDTTGKEITSRLLAAVKKLPNVTLMEHTCLLDIMEEDNRCYGGVARLENGDLEKITADVTVLASGGVGGLYKNSTNFKHLTGDALAISLKHNIELKDMSYVQIHPTTLYKENPKERSFLISESVRGEGALLYDKNMNRFVDELQPRDVVAQAILKQMEKDGTDHVWEDLRTIPKKELEEHFPNILAHCREAGYDPFTECIPVVPAQHYFMGGIKVNYHSKTSMDFLYAVGETACNGVHGQNRLASNSLLESLVFAKRAAKDLVAKYESVVELPTTLAELDLLDCQDNDILADDYKKLVVEKLTEEKQLETVIG, from the coding sequence ATGAAAACAAATGTACTTATTGTCGGTAGTGGTTGTTCAGGACTTTATACAGCCCTGAATTTGCCACAAGAACTTCACATTACTATTATCTCTAAAGATACATTAGAACACAGTGATTCATTCTTAGCCCAAGGTGGTATTTGTATGCTAAAAGATGAATCGGATTATGATTCATTTTTTGAAGATACTTTGCGTGCTGGTCACTACAAAAATAACAAAATTTCTGTTGATTTGATGATTAAGTCATCACCTGATGTTATCAAAGATTTGATTGGTTATGGTGTTGATTTTCAACGTGATGAAAATGGTAACCTTGCTTTCACTCGTGAAGGTGCTCACTCTGATAAACGTATTCTTTTTTACCAAGATACTACAGGTAAAGAAATTACTAGTCGACTTTTAGCTGCTGTTAAGAAATTGCCAAACGTTACTTTGATGGAACACACTTGTCTTCTTGATATCATGGAAGAAGATAACCGTTGTTATGGTGGTGTGGCCCGTCTTGAAAATGGTGATTTAGAAAAAATCACAGCTGATGTGACTGTTCTTGCTAGTGGTGGTGTCGGTGGTTTGTACAAAAATAGTACCAACTTTAAGCATTTGACTGGTGATGCGCTAGCTATTTCCCTAAAACATAATATTGAGCTTAAGGACATGTCTTATGTACAAATTCACCCAACAACCCTTTACAAAGAAAATCCAAAAGAACGTTCATTCTTGATTTCTGAGTCCGTTCGTGGTGAAGGAGCTCTTCTTTACGATAAAAATATGAATCGTTTCGTCGATGAATTGCAGCCGCGTGATGTGGTAGCGCAAGCCATTTTAAAACAAATGGAAAAAGATGGGACAGACCACGTCTGGGAAGATTTGCGTACCATTCCGAAAAAAGAATTGGAAGAACATTTTCCAAATATCTTGGCACACTGTCGTGAGGCTGGTTATGATCCATTTACAGAATGTATTCCAGTTGTGCCAGCACAGCATTATTTCATGGGCGGTATCAAGGTTAACTATCATAGTAAGACAAGTATGGACTTTCTTTATGCTGTTGGTGAAACAGCTTGTAATGGGGTTCACGGTCAAAACCGTCTAGCAAGTAATTCTCTTCTTGAAAGTCTTGTTTTTGCAAAACGCGCAGCTAAGGACTTGGTTGCTAAGTATGAGAGCGTGGTAGAACTTCCAACAACTCTAGCTGAGCTTGATTTACTGGATTGCCAAGACAATGATATCTTGGCAGATGATTATAAAAAATTAGTTGTTGAAAAATTAACAGAAGAAAAGCAACTGGAAACTGTTATTGGTTAA
- a CDS encoding phosphatase PAP2 family protein: protein MKNYADFYAKITDPIRKNPRAVHSLRLINRLLTAVMYLVYPLLLIYLFLKQQSQLIPAIFIPGVSFILVSLMRKMINVPRPYEAWQINPLIQKDTQGQSMPSRHVFSATIISMAVLRLNPILGILFLVLSLVIAICRVIGGVHYPHDVAAGYLIGIICGLLLFLF from the coding sequence ATGAAAAATTACGCTGATTTTTATGCCAAAATAACTGACCCAATCCGAAAAAATCCACGCGCTGTTCACAGTTTGAGACTTATCAACAGACTATTAACAGCGGTCATGTATCTGGTCTATCCGCTACTGCTTATTTACCTTTTTCTCAAACAGCAAAGCCAACTTATCCCAGCTATCTTTATCCCCGGAGTGTCGTTTATCCTTGTATCCTTGATGCGAAAGATGATTAACGTACCACGTCCTTACGAGGCTTGGCAGATTAATCCCCTCATCCAAAAAGATACCCAAGGGCAATCCATGCCAAGTCGCCACGTCTTTTCAGCAACGATTATCAGCATGGCTGTTTTGCGACTAAATCCGATTTTAGGAATTCTTTTCCTTGTTTTATCGCTAGTCATCGCTATTTGCCGTGTCATTGGTGGAGTTCACTACCCGCATGATGTTGCAGCTGGTTATCTTATTGGCATCATCTGTGGATTATTACTTTTTCTTTTTTAG
- the trxA gene encoding thioredoxin produces the protein MAHNITDATFEAETNEGLVLVDFWATWCGPCMMQAPILEQLSEEMDEDELKIVKIDVDENPETAQKFGIMSIPTLLFKKDGEVVKQVAGVHTKDQIKAIVAELS, from the coding sequence ATGGCACACAATATTACTGATGCTACATTTGAAGCAGAAACTAATGAAGGTCTTGTCCTTGTTGACTTTTGGGCAACATGGTGTGGTCCATGTATGATGCAAGCTCCAATCTTGGAACAATTATCAGAAGAAATGGACGAAGACGAACTTAAAATCGTTAAAATCGATGTTGACGAAAATCCAGAAACAGCTCAAAAATTTGGTATCATGTCAATTCCAACATTACTTTTCAAAAAAGATGGTGAAGTTGTGAAACAAGTTGCTGGTGTTCACACTAAAGACCAAATCAAAGCAATCGTTGCTGAATTGAGCTAA
- a CDS encoding FAD-dependent oxidoreductase, with protein MTDGIITGVKGSGRNGQTITVNGKDVILTTGGFAANTKMLQKYNTYWSEIDDNIATPNTPAATRDGILLGQSVGADLVGMGFSQMMAVSDPVTGALFTGLQVPPANFIMINTKGKRFVDEYGSCDQLSQAAIDNGGLFYLIADENIKETAYNTSQEKIDAQVEAGTLFKADTLEELAEQINIDPATLVETITNYNSYVNTGHDPEFDKGAFDLKVEKAPFYATPRKPATHHTMGGWKIDTHDHIINEDGKVIKELFAASEVAGGLHAGKHLGGNSLTNIFTFGRIATDTAINEYLD; from the coding sequence GTGACCGATGGTATCATCACAGGTGTCAAAGGTAGCGGACGCAATGGACAAACTATTACCGTCAATGGTAAAGATGTGATTTTAACAACAGGTGGATTCGCAGCCAATACTAAAATGCTTCAAAAATACAACACTTACTGGTCAGAAATTGATGATAATATTGCCACTCCAAATACGCCTGCTGCAACTAGGGACGGTATTTTACTTGGTCAATCTGTCGGCGCCGACCTTGTCGGTATGGGCTTTAGCCAAATGATGGCAGTATCTGACCCAGTGACTGGTGCACTTTTCACCGGTCTTCAAGTGCCTCCAGCAAACTTTATCATGATCAACACCAAAGGTAAACGTTTTGTCGATGAATACGGTAGCTGTGACCAATTATCACAAGCGGCTATTGACAACGGAGGTCTCTTCTATCTTATCGCCGATGAAAATATCAAAGAAACAGCCTACAATACCAGTCAAGAAAAAATTGATGCTCAAGTTGAAGCAGGTACCCTCTTTAAGGCTGATACCTTGGAAGAATTGGCTGAGCAAATCAACATTGACCCAGCTACTTTGGTAGAAACAATCACCAATTACAATTCTTACGTTAACACTGGGCATGACCCTGAATTTGATAAAGGTGCCTTTGACCTTAAAGTCGAAAAAGCACCATTTTACGCGACACCACGTAAACCAGCCACACACCACACCATGGGTGGTTGGAAAATCGATACACATGATCATATTATTAACGAAGATGGCAAAGTTATTAAAGAACTCTTTGCCGCTAGTGAAGTCGCAGGTGGTCTTCACGCAGGTAAACATCTCGGTGGTAACTCATTAACAAACATCTTCACATTTGGACGTATCGCAACTGATACAGCTATCAATGAATATCTTGATTAA